In Bufo gargarizans isolate SCDJY-AF-19 chromosome 6, ASM1485885v1, whole genome shotgun sequence, a single genomic region encodes these proteins:
- the LOC122941476 gene encoding lamina-associated polypeptide 2, isoforms alpha/zeta-like translates to MSSAGDGDRTGRKTSSKRKHLACRDCDTPLADSYEFNRCPSCRPPPPLPPDTEPTIRDVVVWVKDFVESSMNTLRDSVSSRRPSVRSPLRPTPMQEEVYHTVDEVHSSESSGEEEEAGRYAFPVEKTQRLLRSIRSGDQDVDPGEASESTSRGPRAFKVDETLSRLMKLEWKHPEKAPVISKRFKSMFPIVTSQFDQWGTVPKVDLAIAKLSKRTLVPADDGSNLQDPMDRRVECTLRRSYSTAAAAASVAISSTEVAVFLQRRLRQVQSDIDSGISRDDILAQFKSILRAVEFLCDSGPQQLKLASKAMALSAAGRRPLWLKPWVADNASKYNLCSLPYEPGRLFGTELDRIMEGLADKKGKCLPQTPKGRGRQGRGSRSFQGQSRPQRGRGSRRGGSYRSGGNKNNKADQ, encoded by the coding sequence ATGTCCTCTGCCGGTGATGGGGATCGGACTGGGCGCAAGACGTCATCCAAGCGCAAGCATTTGGCGTGTAGGGATTGTGACACCCCTCTAGCGGACTCCTATGAATTTAATAGGTGTCCCTCttgccgtcctcctcctcctctgcctcctgatACGGAGCCTACCATACGGGACGTAGTAGTCTGGGTAAAGGACTTTGTGGAGTCCTCAATGAACACCCTAAGGGATTCCGTGTCATCCAGAAGACCCAGTGTCCGATCTCCTCTGAGACCCACTCCTATGCAGGAGGAAGTCTACCATACCGTGGACGAAGTCCATTCCTCTGAGTCTAGCGGGGAGGAAGAAGAGGCTGGAAGGTACGCCTTTCCTGTAGAGAAGACCCAGAGGTTACTTAGATccatccggtcgggggaccaggatgttgatccCGGGGAAGCTTCagagtccacctctagggggccaagggccttcaaagtggacgagacTCTGTCTCGATTAATGAAGCTAGAATGGAAACATCCTGAGAAGGCACCGGTCATCTCAAAGCGCTTCAAGTCCATGTTCCCGATTGTGACTTCCCAATTTGACCAGTGGGGCACTGTGCCCAAAGTTGATTTGGCAATTGCAAAATTGTCTAAGAGGACTCTTGTCCCGGCTGATGACGGCTCCAACTTACAGGACCCGATGGACAGGCGGGTAGAATGCACCTTGAGAAGGtcttactccactgctgctgctgctgcatctgtgGCCATATCCTCTACGGAGGTAGCCGTCTTCCTCCAAAGACGCCTCCGACAGGTGCAGTCGGATATCGACTCTGGCATATCCCGTGATGACATCCTGGCGCAGTTTAAGTCCATTCTACGTGCCGTGGAATTTCTGTGTGACTCTGGCCCACAACAGTTAAAATTAGCCTCTAAAGCTATGGCCCTCTCTGCAGCGGGTAGGAGGCCACTATGGCTAAAACCTTGGGTGGCAGATAATGCCTCCAAGTATAATTTATGCAGCCTCCCTTACGAGCCAGGAAGGCTTTTTGGGACTGAACTGGACCGCATTATGGAGGGTCTTGCCGATAAAAAGGGCAAATGCCTTCCTCAAACCCCTAAGGGTAGGGGTAGGCAGGGTAGAGGGTCCAGATCCTTTCAGGGCCAATCCAGGCCTCAGCGAGGCCGTGGGTCCAGGAGGGGAGGATCATATCGTTCCGGTGGGAACAAAAACAATAAAGCCGACCAGTGA